One Streptomyces sp. P9-A2 DNA window includes the following coding sequences:
- a CDS encoding MGMT family protein produces the protein MSQQRLPSATGPEHAGTLPEYAERVLDVAERIPPGRVMTYGDVAEWLEEGGPRQVGRVMALYGGAVPWWRVVRADGVLLPGHELRALDHYRAEGTPLKEASRAADGHLPRLEMKRARWDGGGHADAAGHADAAGHVRGGGRAGGHLSGLPPSDVPPYDL, from the coding sequence ATGAGCCAGCAGCGCCTTCCGTCCGCCACCGGCCCGGAGCATGCGGGCACCCTGCCCGAGTACGCCGAGCGGGTCCTCGACGTGGCCGAGCGGATCCCGCCGGGCCGCGTCATGACGTACGGCGACGTGGCCGAATGGCTGGAGGAGGGCGGCCCCCGGCAGGTCGGGCGCGTGATGGCGCTCTACGGGGGAGCCGTCCCGTGGTGGCGGGTCGTCCGCGCGGACGGAGTGCTGTTGCCGGGCCACGAGCTGAGAGCCCTCGACCACTACCGCGCGGAGGGAACTCCCCTGAAGGAGGCGAGCCGGGCCGCCGATGGGCATCTGCCACGCCTCGAGATGAAGCGCGCGCGGTGGGACGGCGGCGGGCACGCGGACGCTGCCGGGCACGCGGACGCCGCCGGACACGTGAGGGGAGGCGGGCGCGCGGGAGGTCACCTCAGCGGGCTTCCGCCATCGGACGTACCGCCGTACGACCTGTGA
- a CDS encoding spherulation-specific family 4 protein gives MSYLINRSHPSGPGRPSGPVHPSGPVRPVRPAAAGDSRPGTGTGGRTGFGVPGLAHPLLAPAEWNGLTRAGGASPLHWVVLNVADGPGVQPDPSCLEAAGRLRNAGVRILGHLDSAYGLRDLGELISDAHRFLDWYQADGFLLDRCPADRAALPAVRRAVRTLRVIHDDAHIVLGHGTHPHPGHADIADQLVTFSGSWHDYRWSQAAEWTVDHPPERFCHFVHGVPRPHLGEALRIARWQGAATLWFTDRTDRDSRIGPWEQLPGYWDGVVSQVGTGVSE, from the coding sequence ATGTCGTATCTGATCAACCGGAGTCACCCGAGCGGTCCGGGCCGCCCGAGCGGTCCGGTTCATCCGAGCGGTCCGGTTCGTCCCGTCCGTCCGGCCGCCGCGGGCGACAGCAGGCCCGGTACCGGCACCGGTGGCCGTACCGGCTTCGGGGTGCCCGGTCTGGCGCACCCCCTTCTCGCCCCGGCCGAGTGGAACGGGCTCACCCGCGCGGGAGGTGCGAGCCCTCTGCACTGGGTCGTCCTGAACGTGGCCGACGGACCCGGAGTGCAACCCGACCCGAGCTGCCTGGAAGCGGCCGGCCGCCTGCGCAACGCCGGTGTCCGTATCCTGGGCCATCTCGACTCGGCATATGGCCTCCGGGACCTCGGCGAGCTGATCTCGGACGCGCACCGGTTCCTCGACTGGTACCAGGCCGACGGGTTCCTCCTGGACCGCTGCCCCGCGGACCGCGCCGCGCTCCCCGCGGTCCGGCGCGCGGTCCGTACCCTCCGGGTGATCCATGACGACGCCCACATCGTCCTCGGCCACGGGACCCACCCGCACCCCGGCCACGCCGACATCGCCGACCAACTGGTCACCTTCTCCGGCTCGTGGCACGACTACCGCTGGTCACAGGCGGCCGAGTGGACCGTCGACCACCCGCCCGAGCGCTTCTGCCACTTCGTCCACGGAGTGCCCCGGCCGCATCTGGGGGAGGCGCTGCGCATCGCCCGCTGGCAGGGTGCCGCGACCCTCTGGTTCACCGACCGCACCGACCGCGACAGCCGCATCGGCCCCTGGGAGCAGCTGCCCGGCTACTGGGACGGTGTCGTCTCGCAGGTCGGGACGGGTGTCTCGGAATGA
- a CDS encoding alpha/beta hydrolase, producing MTRFVRWTALTACAALLTAACSGGGSDDHDRSGGTAIDWGRCEASGDTPAPGEEWQCGTLRVPLDWSEPDDGTIELALIRAKATGDDRLGSLLFNFGGPGGSGVSMMPSYATTASKLRERYDLVSWDPRGVAASEGIRCRDDEETQAAESVDSTPDTPAEEQAYLADAADFGKGCQESAGELLAHVSTTDTARDMDRIRRAVGDDRLNYFGISYGTELGGVYAHLFPKRVGRLTLDAVVDPSADTVGHAQNQTRGFQRALDNYLKSTGRDPGRGSREIAELLDRIDAEPLPTSSKGRELTQSLALTGIVLPLYGKDGWPVLTSALEAAEEGDGSELLALADGYNERDASGKYGTTTHSQRAISCLDDKQRMTAAQTEELLPEFERISPVFGPFLGWDTAGWCHDWPVPGQHDTPEVSAPGAAPVLVIGNTGDPATPYEGARRMADELGEDVGVVLTWEGEGHSAYGSGSDCVDSTVNAYLLDGTVPKDGKVCS from the coding sequence ATGACGCGTTTCGTACGGTGGACGGCTCTGACGGCCTGTGCCGCGCTGCTGACGGCAGCATGCAGCGGTGGCGGCTCCGACGACCACGACAGGAGTGGCGGGACGGCGATCGACTGGGGTCGCTGCGAGGCCTCCGGGGACACACCCGCGCCCGGTGAGGAATGGCAGTGCGGCACACTCCGGGTGCCGCTGGACTGGTCGGAGCCGGACGACGGGACGATCGAGCTGGCGCTGATCCGGGCGAAGGCCACCGGGGACGACCGCCTCGGGTCCCTGCTGTTCAACTTCGGCGGGCCCGGCGGCTCCGGCGTGTCCATGATGCCCTCCTACGCCACCACCGCCTCGAAGCTGCGCGAGCGGTACGACCTGGTGAGCTGGGATCCGCGCGGGGTGGCCGCCAGCGAGGGCATCCGCTGCCGGGACGACGAGGAGACCCAGGCGGCCGAGTCGGTGGACTCCACCCCGGACACCCCGGCCGAGGAACAGGCGTACCTCGCGGACGCGGCGGACTTCGGCAAGGGCTGCCAGGAGTCGGCCGGCGAGCTGCTGGCCCATGTGTCGACCACCGACACCGCCCGTGACATGGACCGCATCCGGCGGGCCGTGGGCGACGACAGGCTCAACTACTTCGGCATCTCCTACGGCACCGAACTCGGCGGCGTCTACGCCCATCTGTTCCCGAAGAGGGTGGGACGGCTGACCCTCGACGCGGTGGTCGACCCGAGCGCCGACACCGTGGGGCACGCCCAGAACCAGACCCGCGGATTCCAGCGCGCGCTGGACAACTATCTGAAGTCCACCGGCCGGGACCCCGGGCGGGGTTCGCGTGAAATAGCGGAGCTGCTGGACCGGATCGACGCCGAGCCGCTGCCGACGTCCTCCAAGGGGCGGGAGCTGACCCAGTCGCTGGCACTGACCGGCATCGTCCTCCCCCTGTACGGCAAGGACGGCTGGCCGGTACTGACCAGCGCGCTGGAGGCGGCCGAGGAGGGCGACGGCTCGGAGCTGCTGGCGCTGGCCGACGGCTACAACGAACGGGACGCGTCGGGGAAGTACGGTACGACGACCCACTCGCAGCGGGCCATATCGTGTCTGGACGACAAGCAGCGGATGACCGCGGCCCAGACCGAGGAGCTGCTGCCGGAGTTCGAGCGGATCTCGCCGGTGTTCGGCCCCTTCCTCGGCTGGGACACGGCCGGCTGGTGCCACGACTGGCCGGTCCCCGGGCAGCACGACACCCCGGAGGTGAGCGCGCCGGGTGCCGCTCCTGTCCTGGTGATCGGCAACACCGGCGATCCCGCCACTCCGTACGAGGGCGCTCGGCGGATGGCGGACGAGCTGGGCGAGGACGTGGGGGTCGTACTCACCTGGGAGGGCGAGGGCCATAGCGCGTACGGCAGTGGGAGCGACTGCGTCGACTCCACCGTGAACGCGTATCTGCTGGACGGCACGGTGCCCAAGGACGGCAAGGTCTGCTCCTGA
- a CDS encoding ATP-dependent helicase, with protein MSSPFSTNGLSHPQVRRGNRGVHRLVRTPPARTSLPRLDAAQRSVVDHRTGPMLVLAGPGTGKTTTLVESVAARIARGGDPERILVLTFSRRAAVELRDRMALRTGAAHAPRATTFHSLCYALVRAHQDSDLFVEPLRLLSGPEQDVTVRELLAGQVDLERLGLAHVRWPDELRACLTTRGFADEVRAVLARSRELGLAPDALDAFARRIGRPDWRAASAFLAEYLDVLDLQGVLDYAELVHRAVLLARRPETARQLAARYDAVYVDEYQDTDPAQIRLLQALAGGGRTLVALGDPDQSIYAFRGADVNGILDFPDAFPRADGRPAPVEVLRVARRSGADLLAATRLITQRMPLSRLPAEKVRAHRELTPARGGGRAEAYTYPTSGTELDNIADILRRAHLEDGVAWNDMAVLVRAGSRTLPVVRRALASAGVPVDVDGNDLPLRHEPAVAPLLTALRAVATAEAADWPEQETEQEPQAPGKGEGQEQDQGQKREEEPERPCWLDTETALTLLASPLAGMDAADLRRLGRALREEERAAGNMLPPPSDELLARALAEPERLVVHDPAYARGAQRLGALLRTARERLASGGTAEEALWDLWDGTPWPTRLERSAHRGGAAGRNADRDLDAVCALFATATRAEERTGGRGALNFLEEIDAEDIAADTLTRRPVRPDAVRLMTAHRAKGLEWRLVVVAGVQEGLWPDLRRRGSLLEADRIGRDGLAEPLTPGALLAEERRLFYVAATRARERLVVTAVKAPADDGDQPSRFLTELGVEPKDVTGRPRRPLSVAALVAELRATTVDPRVSDTLREAAARRLARLAALADEDGRPLVPSAHPYRWWGMYEPTRSKVPLRSRDQPVVLSGSALDQLANTCALQWFLGREVKADAPATAAQGFGNVVHVLADEVASGHTPADLAVLMERLDSVWNALAFDAPWKSRQEKQNARVALERFLKWHVMDRAGRTPVASEHDFDVRLEAGDYEVRIRGQMDRVEADGEGRAYVVDFKTGKHAPSSAEVARHPQLAVYQLAVQEGAVDEVFDGTRPETGGAELVQLRQAAAKRDGGETLPKVQAQEPLEGERREQGEWVGDLLATAAGKVLDERFTPSAGQHCTHCAFRASCSARPEGRHVVE; from the coding sequence GTGAGCTCCCCTTTCTCCACCAATGGCCTGTCGCACCCCCAGGTGCGGCGGGGGAACCGTGGCGTTCATCGACTGGTTCGTACCCCGCCGGCCCGTACATCCCTCCCTCGGCTGGACGCCGCACAACGCTCCGTGGTTGACCACAGGACCGGACCGATGCTCGTCCTCGCAGGTCCGGGCACCGGAAAGACGACCACACTGGTCGAGTCGGTGGCCGCGCGCATCGCCCGCGGGGGTGACCCCGAACGCATCCTCGTGCTGACGTTCAGCCGCAGGGCGGCGGTCGAGCTGCGCGACCGCATGGCCCTGCGCACAGGGGCCGCGCACGCGCCCCGGGCGACCACGTTCCACTCCCTGTGCTACGCCCTGGTCCGCGCCCACCAGGACAGCGACCTCTTCGTCGAGCCGCTGCGGCTGCTGTCTGGCCCCGAGCAGGACGTCACCGTCCGTGAGCTGCTCGCGGGCCAGGTCGACCTGGAACGCCTCGGCCTCGCGCATGTGCGCTGGCCGGACGAGCTGCGCGCCTGCCTGACCACCCGCGGCTTCGCCGACGAGGTCCGCGCGGTGCTCGCCCGCAGCCGCGAGCTGGGCCTCGCCCCCGACGCCCTGGACGCCTTCGCCCGCCGCATAGGACGCCCCGACTGGCGTGCCGCGTCCGCCTTCCTCGCCGAGTACCTCGACGTCCTCGACCTGCAGGGCGTCCTCGACTACGCCGAACTGGTCCACCGCGCGGTGCTCCTCGCCCGCCGCCCCGAGACCGCCCGGCAGCTCGCCGCGCGCTACGACGCCGTGTACGTGGACGAGTACCAGGACACCGACCCGGCGCAGATACGGCTACTGCAGGCACTGGCCGGCGGCGGCCGCACCCTGGTCGCCCTCGGCGACCCGGACCAGTCGATCTACGCCTTCCGGGGTGCGGACGTGAACGGCATCCTGGACTTCCCCGACGCGTTCCCCCGCGCGGACGGCCGACCGGCCCCGGTCGAGGTGCTGCGCGTCGCACGTCGCTCCGGCGCGGACCTGCTGGCCGCCACCCGCCTGATCACCCAGCGCATGCCCCTGTCCCGCCTGCCCGCCGAGAAGGTCCGCGCCCACCGGGAGCTCACCCCGGCACGGGGCGGCGGCCGGGCCGAGGCCTACACGTACCCGACCTCCGGCACGGAACTGGACAACATCGCCGACATCCTGCGCAGGGCCCACCTGGAGGACGGCGTCGCCTGGAACGACATGGCCGTCCTGGTGCGGGCCGGCTCCCGCACACTTCCCGTCGTCCGCCGAGCCCTCGCCTCGGCGGGCGTCCCGGTGGACGTCGACGGCAACGACCTTCCCCTGCGCCACGAACCGGCGGTGGCCCCGCTGCTCACGGCCCTGCGCGCGGTGGCGACGGCGGAGGCGGCCGACTGGCCGGAGCAGGAGACGGAGCAGGAGCCGCAGGCTCCGGGGAAGGGGGAGGGACAGGAACAGGACCAGGGGCAGAAACGGGAAGAGGAGCCGGAGCGACCCTGCTGGCTCGACACCGAGACCGCGCTCACCCTGCTCGCCTCCCCCCTCGCCGGCATGGACGCCGCCGACCTGCGCCGTCTCGGCCGGGCCCTGCGCGAGGAGGAGCGGGCCGCGGGCAACATGCTGCCGCCGCCCTCGGACGAACTCCTCGCGCGGGCGCTGGCCGAACCCGAGCGGCTGGTCGTGCACGACCCCGCCTACGCGCGCGGAGCCCAGCGGCTCGGCGCGCTGCTGCGCACGGCACGTGAGCGCCTGGCGAGCGGCGGCACCGCCGAGGAGGCGCTGTGGGACCTGTGGGACGGCACCCCTTGGCCCACGCGACTGGAACGCTCCGCCCACCGCGGTGGCGCGGCCGGACGCAATGCCGACCGGGACCTCGACGCGGTGTGCGCCCTGTTCGCGACCGCCACCCGCGCGGAGGAACGCACCGGAGGCCGCGGCGCCCTGAACTTCCTGGAGGAGATCGACGCCGAGGACATCGCCGCGGACACCCTCACCCGCCGCCCCGTACGCCCCGACGCCGTACGCCTGATGACCGCGCACCGCGCAAAGGGCCTGGAGTGGCGGCTGGTCGTCGTGGCCGGTGTCCAGGAGGGCCTGTGGCCGGACCTGCGCCGCCGCGGCTCCCTGCTGGAGGCCGACCGTATCGGCCGCGACGGGCTCGCCGAACCGCTCACCCCCGGCGCGCTCCTCGCCGAGGAACGCCGCCTGTTCTACGTCGCCGCCACCCGCGCGCGTGAACGGCTTGTCGTGACGGCCGTGAAGGCCCCCGCGGACGACGGCGACCAGCCCTCCCGCTTCCTGACCGAACTCGGCGTCGAGCCCAAGGACGTCACCGGGCGCCCGCGCCGTCCGCTGTCCGTCGCCGCGCTGGTCGCCGAACTGCGTGCCACCACCGTCGACCCGCGCGTCTCCGACACCCTCAGGGAGGCCGCCGCCCGCCGGCTCGCCCGGCTCGCCGCTCTCGCCGACGAGGACGGCCGCCCCCTGGTGCCGTCCGCCCACCCGTACCGCTGGTGGGGCATGTACGAACCCACCCGGAGCAAGGTGCCGCTGCGCAGCCGCGACCAGCCCGTCGTGCTCTCCGGCAGCGCCCTCGACCAGCTCGCCAACACCTGCGCCCTGCAGTGGTTCCTCGGCCGGGAGGTGAAGGCCGACGCCCCCGCGACCGCCGCCCAGGGCTTCGGCAACGTGGTGCACGTCCTCGCCGACGAGGTGGCCTCCGGGCACACCCCGGCCGACCTCGCCGTCCTCATGGAACGGCTCGACTCCGTGTGGAACGCACTCGCCTTCGACGCGCCCTGGAAGTCCCGGCAGGAGAAGCAGAACGCGCGCGTGGCACTCGAACGCTTCCTGAAGTGGCACGTCATGGACCGCGCCGGCCGCACCCCGGTGGCCAGCGAGCACGACTTCGACGTCCGGCTCGAAGCCGGCGACTACGAGGTCCGCATCCGTGGCCAGATGGACCGCGTCGAAGCCGACGGCGAGGGCCGCGCCTACGTCGTCGACTTCAAGACCGGCAAACACGCCCCCAGCTCCGCCGAGGTGGCCCGCCACCCCCAGCTCGCCGTCTACCAGCTCGCCGTACAGGAAGGCGCCGTCGACGAGGTGTTCGACGGCACCCGCCCCGAGACGGGTGGCGCCGAACTGGTCCAGCTGCGCCAGGCCGCCGCCAAAAGGGACGGCGGAGAGACCCTGCCCAAGGTGCAGGCCCAGGAGCCGCTGGAGGGGGAGCGGAGGGAGCAGGGGGAGTGGGTCGGCGACCTGCTCGCCACGGCCGCCGGAAAGGTCCTCGACGAACGCTTCACCCCGAGCGCGGGCCAGCACTGCACCCACTGCGCCTTCCGCGCCTCGTGCAGCGCCCGCCCCGAGGGCCGGCACGTGGTCGAGTGA
- a CDS encoding lysylphosphatidylglycerol synthase transmembrane domain-containing protein, producing MTEQGAHPGDAEGTPDAPSHPDTGRTDPQTADTKDAGTGTTGKQAAPDAHRADGTDGTDPACIEEVEGDEPLLPARVHRPSDLMRLLVGVFAIVVLLAIAAFAHGTTSGLEQDITKGTGQAPDLLIKIAGLASSIAILLVPVAFAIERLIKRDGLRIADGVLAAVLAHGVTLATDLWVARAAPGSIQEALTQPSPGDIHSLTDPVHGYLAPVIAYMTAVGMSRRPRWRTVLWVVLLLDAFSMLVTGYTTPFSVILTVLLGWTVAYGTLYAVGSPNVRPTGQTLMAGLRTVGFLPVSASRQEAPDAAEAGDRGRRYFVTLEDGPPLDVTVVDREQQAQGFFYRAWRNLTLRGFATRRSLQSLRQALEQEALLAYAAIAAGANAPKLIAMSELGPDAVMLVYEHSGGRTLDSLPDEEITDALLRDTWRQVQALQSRRIAHRRLVGDAILVDPSGTVILTDLRVGEIAAGEVLLRMDVAQLLVTLGLRVGAERAVASALSVLGPDAVADCLPMLQPIALSRSTRATLRRLARERAEREREAVLEASRQAKQLRAEQAADHSGKSSADGPATAGKPDKTAGKPDKKAVRAEQRAEKRAIDEALEEAREEDLLTQIRHEVLRIRPQAPVEPVRLERVRPRTLISFIAGAIGGYFLLTQLTHIEFGPLIANAEWGWVAAAVLFSAASYFAAALALLGFVPERVPFVRTVAAQVAGSFVKIVAPAAVGGVALNTRFLQRAGVRPGLAVASVGASQLFGLGCHILMLLAFGYLTGTEKTPSLSPSRTVIAGLLTVAVLVLVVTSVPFLRKFLFTRVRSLFAGVVPRMLDVLQRPQKLVTGIGGMLLLTACFVLCLYASVQAFGDGTTSISLAGVAVVFLAGNALGSAAPTPGGVGAVEATLTVGLIAVGLPSEVAAPAVLLFRLLTLWLPVLPGWLAFNHLTRKGAL from the coding sequence ATGACGGAGCAGGGCGCGCACCCCGGGGACGCGGAGGGCACCCCTGACGCTCCGTCGCACCCGGACACCGGTCGCACCGATCCACAGACCGCCGACACCAAGGACGCCGGCACCGGGACGACCGGGAAGCAGGCTGCTCCGGACGCCCACCGCGCCGACGGCACGGACGGCACGGATCCGGCGTGCATCGAGGAGGTCGAGGGCGACGAGCCCCTGCTCCCCGCGCGCGTGCACCGTCCGTCCGATCTCATGCGGCTCCTGGTGGGTGTGTTCGCCATCGTGGTGCTGCTGGCGATCGCCGCGTTCGCCCACGGCACCACGTCGGGGCTGGAACAGGACATCACCAAGGGCACCGGTCAGGCGCCCGACCTGCTCATCAAGATCGCCGGTCTGGCCTCCAGCATCGCGATCCTCCTCGTGCCGGTCGCCTTCGCCATCGAACGGCTGATCAAACGGGACGGGCTGCGGATCGCCGACGGTGTGCTCGCCGCCGTCCTCGCGCACGGAGTGACACTCGCCACCGATCTGTGGGTCGCCCGGGCGGCTCCCGGTTCGATCCAGGAGGCGCTCACCCAGCCCTCCCCCGGCGACATCCACTCCCTCACCGATCCGGTGCACGGCTATCTGGCACCCGTCATCGCCTACATGACGGCCGTCGGCATGTCCCGCAGACCCAGATGGCGCACGGTGCTGTGGGTCGTGCTGCTCCTCGATGCCTTCTCGATGCTGGTCACCGGGTACACGACTCCGTTCTCGGTCATCCTGACGGTACTGCTCGGCTGGACCGTCGCGTACGGCACCCTCTACGCGGTCGGGTCGCCCAATGTGCGCCCCACCGGACAGACCCTGATGGCGGGCCTGCGCACCGTCGGCTTCCTTCCGGTGAGCGCGTCCCGCCAGGAGGCACCGGACGCCGCCGAGGCCGGGGACCGGGGCCGCCGGTACTTCGTCACCCTGGAGGACGGTCCACCGCTGGACGTGACCGTGGTCGACCGCGAGCAGCAGGCACAGGGATTCTTCTACCGCGCGTGGCGCAATCTGACCCTGCGCGGCTTCGCCACGCGCAGAAGTCTCCAGTCCCTGCGCCAGGCGCTCGAGCAGGAGGCGCTGCTGGCGTACGCGGCCATCGCGGCCGGTGCCAACGCGCCGAAGCTGATCGCGATGTCCGAGCTCGGCCCCGACGCGGTGATGCTCGTCTACGAGCACAGTGGCGGGCGCACCCTCGACTCGCTGCCGGACGAGGAGATCACCGACGCGCTGCTGCGCGACACCTGGCGTCAGGTGCAGGCGTTGCAGTCCCGCCGGATCGCGCACCGCAGGCTGGTCGGCGACGCGATCCTGGTGGATCCCTCCGGCACGGTGATCCTCACCGATCTGCGGGTCGGGGAGATCGCGGCCGGCGAAGTGCTGTTGCGTATGGACGTCGCCCAGCTACTGGTGACGCTGGGGCTGCGGGTGGGCGCCGAGCGCGCGGTGGCCTCGGCTCTGAGCGTGCTCGGCCCCGACGCCGTGGCGGACTGTCTGCCGATGCTTCAGCCGATCGCGCTGAGCCGCTCCACGCGCGCGACGCTGCGCCGGCTCGCCCGGGAGCGGGCCGAGCGCGAGCGTGAGGCGGTCCTGGAGGCCTCCCGGCAGGCCAAGCAGCTGCGCGCGGAGCAGGCCGCGGACCACTCGGGGAAGTCCTCGGCCGACGGGCCCGCCACGGCCGGAAAGCCCGACAAGACGGCCGGGAAGCCCGACAAGAAGGCTGTACGCGCGGAACAGCGGGCCGAGAAGCGGGCGATCGACGAGGCGCTGGAGGAGGCCCGCGAGGAGGACCTGCTCACCCAGATCCGGCACGAGGTGCTGCGGATCAGGCCGCAGGCGCCGGTCGAGCCGGTCCGCCTCGAGCGGGTGCGTCCGCGCACGCTGATCAGTTTCATCGCCGGCGCCATCGGCGGGTACTTCCTGCTGACGCAGCTCACCCACATCGAGTTCGGGCCGCTGATCGCCAACGCGGAGTGGGGCTGGGTGGCGGCGGCCGTGCTGTTCTCGGCCGCCAGCTACTTCGCCGCCGCCCTGGCGCTGCTGGGGTTCGTGCCGGAGCGGGTGCCGTTCGTCAGGACGGTGGCGGCGCAGGTCGCCGGCTCCTTCGTGAAGATCGTCGCCCCGGCGGCGGTGGGCGGGGTCGCCCTGAACACCCGGTTCCTCCAGCGGGCCGGGGTGCGGCCGGGGCTCGCGGTGGCGAGTGTCGGCGCGTCCCAGTTGTTCGGGCTGGGCTGCCACATCCTGATGCTGCTGGCGTTCGGCTATCTGACCGGTACCGAGAAGACGCCCTCGCTGTCGCCGTCCCGTACGGTCATCGCGGGTCTGCTGACGGTGGCGGTGCTGGTGCTGGTGGTGACCTCGGTGCCGTTCCTGCGGAAGTTCCTCTTCACCCGCGTGCGGTCGCTCTTCGCTGGCGTCGTGCCGCGGATGCTCGATGTGCTGCAACGTCCGCAGAAGCTGGTCACCGGCATCGGCGGCATGCTGCTGCTGACCGCCTGTTTCGTGCTGTGCCTGTACGCCTCCGTCCAGGCGTTCGGCGACGGGACGACGTCGATCAGCCTGGCCGGTGTCGCAGTGGTCTTCCTCGCGGGCAACGCGCTGGGGTCGGCGGCCCCCACCCCGGGTGGTGTGGGAGCGGTCGAGGCGACCCTGACGGTCGGTCTGATCGCGGTCGGACTGCCCAGCGAGGTCGCCGCGCCGGCGGTGCTGCTGTTCCGGCTGCTGACCCTGTGGCTGCCGGTGCTCCCGGGATGGCTGGCCTTCAACCACCTCACCCGCAAGGGAGCGCTGTAG
- a CDS encoding lipocalin-like domain-containing protein yields the protein MGDDPRGIIMCTPNGYVSAQLSSADRPGFAPGDWFDGTTEEHRYEASTYIAYSGPFHVDEEAGTLTHRGGAHDLVRRMRARCATPEAHGLTGTCGLMVHTA from the coding sequence ATGGGCGACGACCCCCGGGGAATCATCATGTGTACGCCCAACGGGTACGTGTCGGCGCAGCTGAGCAGCGCCGACCGGCCGGGGTTCGCCCCGGGCGACTGGTTCGACGGCACGACGGAGGAACACCGGTACGAGGCGAGCACGTACATCGCGTACTCCGGACCGTTCCACGTCGACGAGGAGGCAGGCACGCTCACCCATCGCGGCGGTGCCCACGACCTCGTGAGGCGCATGAGAGCGCGGTGCGCGACCCCGGAGGCACACGGCCTGACGGGGACATGCGGCCTGATGGTGCACACGGCCTGA
- the moeZ gene encoding adenylyltransferase/sulfurtransferase MoeZ gives MSLPPLVEPAAELTVDEVRRYSRHLIIPDVGMAGQKRLKNAKVLFVGAGGLGSPGLMYLAAAGVGTLGIVEFDEVDESNLQRQVIHSQADIGRPKAESARDTIKGINPYVNVVLHEERLESDNVMGIFSDYDLIVDGTDNFATRYLVNDACVLLNKPYVWGSIYRFDGQASVFWSEHGPCYRCLYPEPPPPGMVPSCAEGGVLGVLCASIGSIQANEAIKLLAGIGEPLLGRLMIYDALEMQYRQVKVRKDPDCAICGENPTVTELIDYEAFCGVVSEEAQAAAADSTITPKQLKEWIDEGENIEIIDVREPNEFEIVSIPGARLIPKNEFLMGSALESLPQDKKIVLNCKTGVRSAEVLAVLKSAGFADAVHVGGGVVGWVNQIEPAKPIY, from the coding sequence GTGTCGTTGCCACCCCTGGTCGAGCCGGCCGCCGAGCTCACCGTAGACGAGGTCCGCAGGTACTCCCGCCACCTGATCATTCCCGATGTGGGGATGGCCGGGCAGAAGCGGCTGAAGAACGCCAAGGTGCTGTTCGTCGGCGCCGGTGGCCTGGGTTCGCCGGGGCTGATGTATCTGGCCGCGGCCGGCGTGGGCACGCTCGGCATCGTGGAGTTCGACGAGGTCGACGAGTCGAACCTGCAGCGGCAGGTCATCCACAGCCAGGCCGACATCGGCCGGCCCAAGGCCGAGTCCGCGCGCGACACGATCAAGGGCATCAACCCCTACGTGAACGTGGTCCTGCACGAGGAGCGCCTCGAGTCCGACAACGTGATGGGTATCTTCAGCGACTACGACCTCATCGTCGACGGCACGGACAACTTCGCGACCCGGTACCTGGTCAACGACGCGTGCGTGCTGCTGAACAAGCCCTACGTCTGGGGTTCGATCTACCGTTTCGACGGCCAGGCCTCCGTGTTCTGGTCCGAGCACGGCCCCTGCTACCGCTGCCTCTACCCGGAGCCCCCGCCCCCCGGCATGGTCCCCTCCTGCGCCGAGGGCGGCGTCCTGGGCGTGCTGTGCGCGTCCATCGGCTCCATCCAGGCCAACGAGGCCATCAAGCTTCTCGCCGGCATCGGTGAGCCGCTTCTCGGCCGCCTGATGATCTACGACGCCCTGGAGATGCAGTACCGCCAGGTCAAGGTCCGCAAGGACCCCGACTGCGCGATCTGCGGCGAGAACCCGACCGTCACCGAGCTCATCGACTACGAGGCCTTCTGCGGCGTCGTCTCCGAGGAGGCCCAGGCGGCGGCCGCCGACTCCACGATCACTCCCAAGCAGCTCAAGGAGTGGATCGACGAGGGCGAGAACATCGAGATCATCGACGTCCGGGAGCCGAACGAGTTCGAGATCGTCTCCATCCCCGGTGCCCGGCTGATCCCGAAGAACGAGTTCCTCATGGGCAGCGCCCTGGAGAGCCTCCCGCAGGACAAGAAGATCGTCCTGAACTGCAAGACGGGCGTCCGCAGTGCGGAAGTCCTCGCGGTCCTGAAGTCCGCGGGCTTCGCCGACGCCGTCCACGTCGGCGGCGGCGTGGTCGGCTGGGTCAACCAGATCGAACCGGCGAAGCCGATCTACTGA